In Acropora muricata isolate sample 2 chromosome 13, ASM3666990v1, whole genome shotgun sequence, the DNA window CTCGAGATTGGTCTCCTTAGCAAGTGTGGTAATCGCGGGCGCATCGTCAGAATCAGCGGTGGGGTTTCAAAACGTCACGCAGATTTGTTTTTTGTAGTTTCTTACTTATGGATGTCGTTCGATTTGGAGAAGATCATTACGAGTTCTTCGACTCTGAAACTTATTTGAGATCATATTTCAAGGGAGAGCATTGCATTGAATACAATGAATTCTCTTTGAGATGCTTTCAAgaattttggtctgaaatcggTAATACAAACCTACGTGTTCTGGAATTTGGAGGAGGTCCTACTATTTGTAACCTCATTACTGCGGCGCCGTATGTCAAAGAAATCATCTTTGCCGAATATACCGAGAAAAATCGTCGAGAAGTGCAGAAATGGTTGGAAAAATCGCCGGATGCGCACGAttggtcgttgcattttaaGTTCGTCGTCGAGACTTTAGAAGGAAGAAACAGCGAAGACGTCAAAATTCGAGAATGTGAGCTAAGAGAGAAGATAAGCCGTATTTTGGCATGCGATATTAACTGGCAAGATCCCGTACAATGGCCTTCCTCGTGCGAAGTACATTCGTTTGATGTGGTGACGACTAGCCTGTGCCTTGAAGCTTGCGTGACATCAAGTGAAGGCTATCGTCACGCAATCGCCAAGTTAAAGACTTTTTTGAAGCCTGGAGGATTCATCGCGTTGTATGGTGTTCTTGGAGAGACCTTTTACATGGTTGGCCAAGAAAAGTTTTACTGCTTCCCGCTCAGTAAGGAGCTCGTGGAGGAGACACTGATCAATGAAGGATTCAAAACTCGTGGTGAAATGAAGATACGGAGCTGGGGACGCAATGCGAATTGTGACGCaaatggtttctttttcttaagCGCCGTTCTACTTCCATAgcgaattttaaatttgtatttaaCGGCGCTACATTAGAGGTTGGTATCCACACAATATTGCCTGCCATCGCCGTGGGCCAAGTCTCGCTCTCTgcctaacctgcgatcaggcgtcccgacaaaaacaaaagggacgcctgatcgcaggttactCTCTGCCATGACTTTGGTTTTGCTGATGAACTGTACTCTGTGGCAGATCGAGATCTGAGTTTTGCTCATCTATTACAAACGAGGTCAAATCTAGTCACTTTGTTATATATTAGTTTCAGCGGTGACATCAGAGAGCGAGAATGCACCGCCTTTTGGGTGTGTTCTACGTAACTAATTTTAAAGTTTGTAATTTCTTTCTCAAAAGCTCTAGCCGATCAATGAGTTAAATTTTCAAAAGACTCCATATACTTATAAATAGTGGGAATTCTAGTTCCTTCATGATTGTCTAATTGATATTTCGAAAGCAAACTTCATCTTTTTTCCCATGCTTGTAAGAATTGAGAAGCACtgtcaataaaataaaaattttcgcAATCGCCTTAGTTGACAAATTTCCGGTCTCGTCGACCTCTTGAGCAGTGAAGGTATATCTTTAGAAAACCCGTGTAAAAATGCCGAGTTTTGAATCTTTTTAAGGTAAAGTTGATCTTCCACAAACGACATAGTACATTTGCACATGGTTTGTGACAagtatttgattttttttttactcttaaAGTGCTGGTCAAAGTATCATGATTAAATTTTATCTTGTGGGAAAAATGAATTAGATTAGAATGAACTCctgcatttctttttcaagtgCAGTGTTATTTTACTAATCAGCTTTTCTAAAAATCTCTCAACACTCCATTTCATCGCCAATATCCATTTGAAAGAGAACTGTAAAATATTCTTAAAATAAACTCAGCACTCTTTGAGAACTCGTTATTAAACAGTTAAGACCTTAGCTATTTCCTGACCCAGCAAGATATCTTTTGCGGCTCACTTAGGAGGCCggaatttttaatatatattcAGGACGAAAGAAATATTGTTTGTCTGTCTATTTCCTGTTTGCGGATTTGTTGAATTCCTCAAGGAAATGTTGAGAATGACATTATGAAGACTTCTTATAGCTGTCCAAGGGACTGTTTGATTAAAAAATTTCAGAACTTAGATGCCCTTGCTTATAACAATAGAGAAtgactgttttgtttgttaaaatggacaaaacaaaactcgCATATTTCCATTTTTGTTATGCTAACTGTTCAATTTCTACCGCGGCGAGATGAAGGCATCACGTGACTTttgaagccaataaaaatcaTGGAATTATGGAACTTGTCAATCAAGCGGAAATTGATGCTTATCttttcagcaaagaaaaaaatcgaaCATATTTAGCGTGGTGGCTAATTAATATGATCGTTGAAATGAAGCTCTAGCTGTGTCATGGAAAGTTTGAAGATGCTGTATTGTACTTTTGTTCTCCGCTGGAGGCCCGTATGGCAACTTTGGTGTCTTGTGTGATGTACGCTTTCTTCTTGAAAAGTTTGTTTTACTGGTAACCTTTTTGCTCCTAAATGGCTTCTTTGAAAAGATTTGTTGAGTTGGGTTTTCTTATCATTCAGCTAATGAGCTTGCATGTCTACCAGCGAGTGGACGGAGAGGTAATTAATATTTATTCATCGACAAAACCAGGTACTGTTTTGGCAAATTTAAGTACTGCTGGATGGACAAACTACACTTTGCAATCGAACTCTTTCCAAGTTGTCTCTATTGATGCTAGCAATGGTTTGGTTAGAATGGCTCGTCAGCCGAACTGTGAGAGTCTGCCGACCAATCCCTTCACGATGTTTGT includes these proteins:
- the LOC136895575 gene encoding indolethylamine N-methyltransferase-like, whose product is MDVVRFGEDHYEFFDSETYLRSYFKGEHCIEYNEFSLRCFQEFWSEIGNTNLRVLEFGGGPTICNLITAAPYVKEIIFAEYTEKNRREVQKWLEKSPDAHDWSLHFKFVVETLEGRNSEDVKIRECELREKISRILACDINWQDPVQWPSSCEVHSFDVVTTSLCLEACVTSSEGYRHAIAKLKTFLKPGGFIALYGVLGETFYMVGQEKFYCFPLSKELVEETLINEGFKTRGEMKIRSWGRNANCDANGFFFLSAVLLP